The Triticum aestivum cultivar Chinese Spring chromosome 5A, IWGSC CS RefSeq v2.1, whole genome shotgun sequence genomic sequence cttgatgtgttccgggtgctagccctgcccctctatttatatgttgagccctggggtcattTCTTGGAGAAAGGGCCTCCTCAAAGCCGGTTTAGCccgcaaggcaagagtccttctcggactacaggaccagacgccagggttctcGGCATCTAgccccagacgccagggtccctggcgtctagcCCCTCGCCTCCGTAAAACTTCCTTTTCCACCTTCCTAAAACCCCGTGGGCTTTAACCCTTGGCCCACATAAAGTGTTCTCGCACCAGAACATTTCGGTAAACATCCGAAACCCCAATTCCGGTgaattccagaacccttccggagaccagacactattatcccatatatcaatctttacctcaggaccattccggagctcctcgtcaagtctgtgatctcatctgggactctgaacaacattcggtcaccaacatacataactcatataatactatatcgtcaacggacgttaagcctgcggaccttacgggttcgagaatgatgtagacatgaccgagacgcttctccggtcaataaccaataacgggacttggatgcccatattggttcctacatattctacgatgatctttatcggtcgaacctttatgacaacatacatagttccctttgtccgtcggtatgttacttgcccgagattcgatcgtcggtatcgtcatacctagttcaatctcatgaccgacaagtctctttactcgttctgtaatacatcatctcgtaactaactccttagtcactttgcttgcaagcttcttgtgatgtgtactaccgagagggccgagagatacctctttgatacacggagtgacaaatcctaatctcgatccatgccaactcaacagacaccttcggagatacctatagagcatctttatgatgacccagttacgttgtgacatttgatagcacacaagacatTTCTCCGGTGTCCGggggttgcatgatctcatggtcgaaggaatatgtatttgacactaAGAAAACAGttgcaataaactgaacgatcatatgctaagctaacagatgggtcttgtccatcacatcatcctatatacctaagagattcatccccactaacttatttatctcaacatgcaagcatgccacatcaccATATAATTATGAATGTGATAAGACCCACATCATCATGCAACCATGCATGGGAAAAAACCAACCaccacatgcaaccatgcatggaaAAAAAATTCATTCTATTATTCTACTTACATTCAACAAATATTTTACAATTGTACCTAATAAAATATACTAAGTTGtatacatttttttattttggttcacatgttactaatccaaaTATTTATATTCCACACAATCAAACATCATCTAAATATACTGCAACcaattcccgcaacaacgtgcgggttATCATctagttctcctaatgatgtgaacccgttatcaagtgacaacacatgtccatggttaggaaacctaaaccatctttgatcaacgaactagtctagcagaggctcactagggacacggtatttgtttatgtatgcacacatgtatttaagtttttgatcaatacaattctagcatgaataataaacctttatcatgtataaggaaatataataataacaactttattattgcctctagggcatatttccatcaagaccatcttcatcctacgcctctcacggattgataaaaccttaggtcatccactcaaggaaaaaatgttactgtcctacaaaactctgtgcttggaggcccaacaggagtctacaagaataagttgtatagtagacatcacacCGGTGGTGTTGTGAACGTCCCCCCTTGTTAGCAACAAAGGTGATGTTGTGATGACCACTTTGCAACATCGACGGTGTTGCAAATGCGTGCAGGTCGCCGCTCCCATTGTAGCACGACAACCGTTGTAGAAAAGACTAGtaggtcaccccccccccccccccccccgccgcaccATCCACCGGCCGTGGGGACAACTTCTCCCTCGTCAATGGGATCAAACACTTGGGGAGGAGTGTTGGGCGGCTTAAGTAGGGATTAGAAAATGGCGCGGCAGGATTGGGGGTGACGccggaagggagagggagagggaaagtgtGTCCCATGGCGGCAAGTTCAGAAGGGGATAggaagagggagagtgtgtccatagCAGAAGGTAGAAGGTAGGAGATGAGAAACAGATCTCACTGGGGAACAAAGGAAGGAATGGTTGTTGTGCAACATGCAAACAAGGGAGGAAGAGGGATGGGCGTTGCCTGGGCTTCGTGGGGATGCGTGCCACACACATGACGCAGTCAATGAAGACACTGCTATCAGCTCAATGAATTCTAgagttttgcttcttctttttaatTTTTTACCATTGACTTATGTTACGTAGATAAAAAATGTTTTACTTTCTTCTTCACTTTTCTCCATGATAGATACATGGCACACATGAACATTTCTTCTAGAAGTCATGAACATTTGAATTTTTAAATAAATGACCATTTCAACTTACATTACTGAATAGTTTGTGTATTGCATAAGCGTTTGCTGTGAGTTTTGCGGCAACATTTCGCCATCCACTCTTCGCTCATCGCCGCGCGACGGGCTCCGTGGACTTCCGAAAAATTCCGGCTTCAAGGTCAATAACTCACTCCCTCTCCAACCCACACGTGGacctagtttcaaagatctcgacgGGGGAAAtgcaacggtgaaaacggttcatgATTTGGACACACACAGTTCaatagataaaatattttgaaaaacAAATGTGTGAAAAAACCGTAAAACTCCTCTGTAGCAACAAATGTCGCAAAGTAGTACTACACTAGTCGTCACCATTAAAGAAATGGGTGAACTTTGCAAAGAGTATCCTCCAATTATGTAAGACAAACCCTCTAAttatagttttttttttctttttgacataAAGTAAGTAGTACTGGTAGTTTTTTTTTGGAGAAGGGGGGAAGAGGAAAGGACGGCAAACCCAGGTGGTTTTAGTCCAACCAAACTAGCCGAGCCCATGTCTCTGCTCACATTAGCAGCCCATCCATGTAACTGCGGACTGCAAAGGCCCAACGGCTCCCGCGGAACGgccgaaaataaaagaaaaatcctAGCAATCCCCCTGTCGCCACTTTTCTTGGCTCGGCGGCGCGACGGGCTCCGCCGACTTCCTCCACCGCCCGCCTTCAAGGTCAGCGACTCACTCCCTCCCCAACCAACACGTGCGCGCGCTCTCCGCCTTCAGTGAATTTCTTACCGACCCGCTTCGCTCTGCCCTCGCAGCCGATCCAGCTGGTCGCCCCCGGTGCCGTCCCACTCACCAACGGGTGCGCCCCCAATCCACTCACCAACGGTGTGGCTCCAGGTGAAGGACGATTCATCCGTCGCTGTGATTCATGGCCGGGATGCTCGTCTGGTTTGGCGCTCGGTTGCTGCAGAGAAGAATGCGAAGATCCCCTCGTCACGCTGCAACTCACGGGTCAGTACAGTACGTGTCAAACTGCCAATGTGAGGCTCTAAATTATGAATTctgatgaagaagcagagcctggACAATGTCGCCGCAGGTTCGAGCGCCAACTGCTTTCGTCTATTTATTCTTACTGGAGTTTGCTCATACAGTCATACACATGTCTGAATACATATACATATTCGTAAGATGCCAACGACCAAACTTTATCATGCTATAACTTGCATACAAAAGAAGAATATTACAGAAGGCAAGAAGGCTTAATACCAATCCCAGATTCATACTATGTAAGAACAGAAATCACTGATCTCAGCCAGAGCCTACGGGTTTATTTCGTGCCGGTGAAGCCCAACTCAGTGCCACTTGCAAATAAACCCAATCATACACTCTGTCAGTGAACAAGAACCAGCGAATTCTTCAATTCCTCTTGAATAACAAGCCACAAAAGACAATCCAGAGACCTGCTACCAACCCCGTGCCAATGCCGAGGTACAATGACAATGCATCGCTCATGCTATCCTGCTCATCTACCATGGCGGCCCTACCCGGCCGGGCGGCATATCCTCAGGGTACCAGCtccatgtaataagtgtgtgtTCATGCGTGTATAGTTTCGTGCCAAAGGTGTGGTTGTCGGCGTTGGTGCCAAGGTGAGTCGTTCGTGTCCAGTTTTTTTTTTTGGTCGCCATGATTCGCACGTGAGATAATCGTCTgatttggtgcttgatcggttgttGCAGAGCAGACTGAAGATCCCTTCGTCACATTGCAATTCACAGGTCAATACCGTACGTGGCACTGTGAGGCTCTGAATTCTGATGAGGCAACAAGCTTGGGCAATGTCGCCTCAGGTTCGAGAGCCTCTGAATTCTGATGAGGCAACTCACAGGACAATATTTATTATCACTGAAATTTGGTAATACAGCCATACACATGTCTTAGTTCATATACATATCCATAAGAAGAAAACATGCACATTTTATCATGCTACAACTTAGATGGCAAAGAAAAGCTACATAAGACAAAAGGGGCTTAATACTAATCCCAGATTCATACTATGTAAGAACAGAAGTTCCACCTAGCCATGATCTCAGCCAGCCCTTACTGGCATTTTTCTTGCCAGTGAAGCCCGACTCAGTGCCACTTTCACATAAATCCAATCATACACGCTGTCACAAAATGAGAACCAACGAATTCTCCAATTCTGCTTGAACAAGAAGCCACAAAAGACAATCCAGAGACCAGCTAAAAACCCGGTGCCAATACCGAGGTATAGTGACAACCCATCGCTCACGCCCTCATGCCCATCTTCAAGAGCCCGTGGGGTGATTCCAGTTCCTGAACAGTTGCTTGATATAGGTGGACCACAGAGACCTGGGTTGCCAACATATATGGATGGCTGGTCATCCAGAGTCCTTAACTGATTTCCAGATGGTATAGTTCCCGTCAGGTTGTTATATGACAAGTTCAAATGGGTCAACGATGTTAGAGATGCCAAACTTGTAGGGATTTCACCAGAGAGCTCGTTATGAGAGAGGTCGAAAGATTCTACTGCCTGTAGCTCACCAATAGTTTGGGGTATCATGCCGCTGAGATGATTCCAAGACAAATTTAGGGTTGTTAATGCTACAAGCATGCCGATTTCCCGAGGAATCTTCCCTGTTAATCTGTTGCAGGAAAAATCAATGTTCACCATGTACGCGATTCCTGTTGTGTATTCGAGCTCTTGACCCTTTGTGACCACCACCAAACTACCCATATCAGAGGGATCGATGAGGAACATATATGTGGAAGCCGATCGAAAGTGGACAATTTGGAAAAGGGCATCTTGTTGGTTGGGAGTATGAGCCATAGCCATGAGATTCCCAAATGACATTGGTATGTCCCCTGAGATGTTATTACTTGCAATGTCTAAATACTGAAGCCCCTTCATCCCGGTGAGTTCAACAGGGATACCACCAGAGAACATGTTTGACCGCAACCGCATAAATGCCAAGTATGGTAACTTTGAACCGATCCACGTCGGCAAGCTCCCAGAAAATTGATTGTATGCTAGATCAAGGAATTTCAGTTCTTTACACCTCTGAAGAAACGATGGAAATTCTGCCGAAAGATTGTTGTTATGCAAGCTAAGCTTGAAAAGATTTGAAGTTTCTGGTGCGTGAGGGCAATCCAGCAATGTCTCATTTAGTTGGTTCTCTGATAGGTCTAAGAAATTCAATTGTTCCAACTCAAACAGGGAGCATGGAATGATGCCAGAAAAGGAATTTTTGAAGAGCATGAGCACTTGCATCTCTGGTGCTCTAATATCTGTTGGCAGTTTGCCTGACAGGTTGTTCCCAGAGAGGTCCAAGTAGAGAAGGCTCTTTGGGAGTGTTGGAATCGGGCCAACAAGCTGGTTAGAACTGATATCCAATATCATAGCTTCCAATCCACCAAACAGAAAAACTGTGGGAAGCCTGCCAACAATTTGATTTCCCGACAAATCCAAAATTTTAGCACGGGAAACTGCAGTCCAAAACTCATCAGGAATGGAATCATGTATACTTGTGTTTGAAATATCAAGAGTGCCGAGTGTTGTTTGGCTAATCCATGTTGGAAACTGTGGTCCTAGGATGCAAGATCTAAAGCTCGCTGAAGTTAATTTGAATGGAGTGTTCCATGTGTTGTTAACCAACACGGTTAAGGAATTATTGGAGAGCCACAACACTTCTAGGCTAGTCAGGTTCATGAAATGGTCTTCAGTGATTGTACCATGTAGGTTGTTTGAGTTTAACTGTAACTCCTTTAAATTTGTGAGTTCTCGTATACCAACGGGTACCTCTCCAAATAGTTTGTTGTCATTCAGCCGAAGTGTGGTCAAGCTGCTAAAGTGCTCTAAACGAGCTGGGATTCTCCCTGTCAAGCTGTTGTGGTCCAAGTGCAACTCTTGTAACTCATCTGTTGGCAATCTATGCAACAATAGATCTTCTATGGCCCCGCTAATGAGGTTGTGTGATAATCTGAGCATTTGTAGTTCCTTGAGTTTCTTGAAGGTCGATGGCACCATCCCGGAGAAGTTGTTATTGTCAAGGACCAATGATCGGATGGAGGTAAAGTTTCCGACCGCGGAAGGGATATAACCACAAATCCCGCAGCTATACATTGAAAGCACTCTAAGAGCAGGGAGATCCCAAGCCAAGTAGTTGGCTCCAAAGGATGAGTTAAAGGAGTTGGAGTCGAGGTAGAGGTTCTCTAGTGATGTGAGGTTGGAGTTCAACGGTGGAGGCATAGTGCTCCGAAGCCCGCAAGATTGTAGTTCAAGAGTTATGAGGGAGGGGAGCATGTTAACAACATGAGCCCAGTCGACGGCGGCGCTGAGGTCCACCTGAGACATGCCAAGGTACTGTAGCTTCCATAGCTGCGAGACCCATGCGAGGTCGGGCGAGTAACAACTGTGCATCTGATTTGATAGGTCAAGGATGAGCAGGTTGGAGAGGTTTCCGAGGTGGGGAGGGATTTGCCCGCCGAAAAACGAGCCAGAGAGGAGGAGATGCGTCAGGCTCCCAAGACCGCCGATGAACTCCGGAATGGGCATGCCACCAAAGTCGTTGAACGAGAGATCAAGATGCCTCAGATGTCGTAGAGTGAGCAAGGAGGGGTTTATCTCACCTCCCATAGGCCAACCCATGGTGTTAGACCCGATGAGCTCGAGCTTGATGATGTGGCCAGTTCGGTTGCTGCACTCGACGCCTATCCATCGACAGCACTCATCGTCTCGCCACGACGAGAGGTAGTTGCCCGGGTCGGTGAGGCTAGCCTTGAACTCGCGAAGTGCATCCCGCTCGTAGGGGATGCAGAGGGTGTCCGGTGGTTGTGGTGGCGGCGGGAGCGCAAGCATGGCCGGAGCTGACGAGCTCCGGAGGAACCATGTCGCTAGGAGGAGGATCACCGTAGCCTGGACCAGCTGCCTTGGCCTGGCCATTTTTGGTACTTGTGTGGTGTGTTCGTAGTGCCTTGTGGAGTGGCGATGGCTATATTTAAGGACCCGGCAGCAGTTGGATCATCCAGTCGATCGAGGGCGTAGCTAGTGACAGCGAAATGCACCACATGTGGTTCGTGTAAGGAAGTCTCCACGACTGGACCACCACCTAATTTTAGCGCGTGAAATTCCATAACCAACGACTGGTTTCGAATCATAGTCGCAGAAGTCAAAAGCGATGGGGAATTCAGATCAGAGCAGTCACCCACTGCGGGTATGTCGGCAGCTCAGGTCCATTTCTTTCAAACAAATATAACTTTATTAATTTGAAATAACCGCTTACATCATCTACGAGGAGCATAAGCCATAAAATATCAAGCCAACCTAGCAAGCTCACAAGCGACCTTAGGGCATCTTCAAGATGGATCCGTAGACCTCCCGCAACCGTTCAGATAGCATTGTCTGGATCGCGGAAGCTATCCAACGGCGACCTGTATTGGTCCACGGAACGGTCCGGATGCGATTTCTCTTATAAATCAAAGACAAACGTAGGGGAGGTTTGCGGGAATCCGGACTAATCCCAAACCCGTTTCTGACCGCCCTGACCCACCATCCCCCTCCCGCACGCGCTCCCGCCAGACACCAGCTGACCGCATTCATGTTGCTGTAGAGCGCGCCTTCAATATTAAAGACGGCTCAGGGCGAATGTGGCCTCTCACGGCCTCCGCCATTAAAGTGGCCCACCGACCGAGGGCGCGGCCCGCGACGTGTTCCCGGTGTCCGCGCCTGTTTAATGCTGGAGACACGTGACTGGACGGAATGGGACATATATCTACGGCATCCGTTCAATGCCGCGGTTCGTCCATCTGCCGCCATTAAGCAGGCTCGCCGGCGGAGAAACCCATTCCGGCGCCTCGCATTGACGCACCCGGACGCCCCGCCTCATCGGAATCTGCTATATAAAGGCGCCACACCCGGCTAAGTCCACACCACAACACCAACCCCTCCACATCCTTCGCCATGACCGCCAGCGGGAAAGCACTGTGAGACAGTCTGTGGCTGGGGATGAAGCATGCGGTGGCCGCCTTTGCCGCCGCCTGGCATAGCCACCGTGCCAGGCAGATCGAGGCCGGCTTGCCGTCCAGCTTGCCCGAGGtctccgacgacgaggacgacacCACGATGGTGACAGGCTCTGACGACTCCGCCCCGGCTCCAGTGCCTGCTGTGCACGCCGACTTCACCATGGAGTAGGCTCAGGAGGAACAGTGGTACAACCTGTTCCTCCTGGAGCAGCATCGGCTGGCGGAGGGCTAGATCTGCGATGACCGCGCGAGCGAGGAGGCCGTGGCGGCCATGGGCGCGACGAACCCAAATTTCATCATGGAGCAGCATGGCATCTACGATGCCGTCCACGCTCAAGCCGCCGCTCGTCAGGAAGCGGCGGGCGGGGAGGCGCAGCTGCAGGCGGTCACGGAGGAGAACATAGCTAGCTGCGCCTCCTACACGCCGCCGACGAACCATCAGCCAATCGGGTGGGACGACAACAACCAAGGCACCACCATTTCCCTCGTGGACCTTACGTCCACAGGCGACGGACAAGGcgcggactcctccgaggatgagtagacCACGGGAGGCGGCAGGGCCTAGTGTCCCATgttggccggtccgtctcccgtgttttACTCTTCCTCACTAAAGATCACACCTTTACTTTATTGGTCTTATTGCCAGTGCTCATGGAGACGGCAAAAGGAGGACGACACGGGGTTGGACGCCGGCCGCCGCTGCCGTGGGATAGGTTTAGGGGCGGATCTTTTTTTGTTGTTCTAAATGTAGTTAAATCCGTCCTGTTTATGTGAAATCCTTCATATTTGTACGAAATCTGGCCGTACTTGCATGAATTTCATACGGTTTGTTGAAAAATAGTTTGAAATGTATACGGTTAGCATTGGATGTTGACCTTTCGCATCTATGTCCGCAGACTGGCCCCTCTATTGTCCGCGGACAAATGTGGGAGGTTTTTGCGGGTTGTTATTGGAGATGCTCTTGTTTGTTTTTCTATTACAATGTTTGAAACTCGTACCAGGGAAATCACAAGACATATAATGTTAATCATCAAAGGCAACTGCCGCCACTCCCACATAACATTCTTTGTTCCTCATGGTGTCAATGACTTTCAAATTATCTGAGTTGATAACAAGACGGTTAAACTCCCGCCCTTTGCGTCACGGATAATCCAAATCTTAATGCTAATGCGTCAGCTGTCAGAACGTCCGCACAGCACACCGATCAGTACGCCAATGAGCAGTCGTGCATGACATTGGATCGCACCCGACGCGTTGCTCCATTTGTGGGATTATTCAGTTCTTCTAGGGTCGGGCCTCGTAAGCTATTGTTACTGACCCAGCGCAATGTTTTATGTTATTCGGTGGCTTGTCAGAACTTGGGTTTCGCTCGAGGAAGGTGGCGTGGTTCGCCGGCGTTGGTGCCAAGGTTCCCCGTTCCTGTCCGGACTTCCGTTGGTCGCCTTGATTCGTGGGTTAGATAATCGTCTGATTTACGTCTTCGTTGTTGCAGAGCAGAGTGTGTAAACCCCCTCGTCACATTGCAACTCACAGGTCAGTCACTATTAGAAAAAGGCTAATTAGCGGGGCACTATATATACCCCACTATTACcagccactagtaacaaatagtaatgggtcactatggcttaatctcgggacAATATGCTTAATCTTAAGTTAAATCGCACTTCGTGGTCAAACAtctcggaaggtcacccatcctcacactactccagcccgagcatgcttaacttcgcagttctatccaaccccagcatcaactcacttaacaggcactttttgatatatctatcatatcaatcatattaaaccttgttgatgtctaggactttgttcatgttcatgagtgtgatgaaattttgaaaaaatatttcaaacttctcggtcatattacgtatcatattttgaaaaaaaatccaatttttttgaaaccaatttttttttcggttacaagtggcgcacctagcaaatggtgcgccactacttgGTTTGAATTATTTTTCATtattccccctctagatcttaaaagccccgtatctttcgttctgttaggtttttggtgattctaaaaatcttcaacggggttcccctgttgaattcggatgtaacttttcatataaaaaactttttaatccgagttcgtatgcaaaagttatgcccattttattaaattccagagagattttgcaaataaagtcgaaattcatatttgtaaattttcccaacaactacaccacatatcacatgagaaacttcttttcttttcttttttttacatttccatcattgctgtccgggagggggggggggtgcaaagaaagttagtaactagtttttgcaaaaaaaaaatattagtagtggcgcaccgtggttgtggtgcgccattactagtttgaactagtaatggtgcactatacattggtgtgccattactagttttgaaaaaaaagtataaaaaaattgttagtagtgacgcacagagtgtgtggtgagttattactagttaaaactagtaatggcgcactatgacttggtgcgtcattactagttttggaaaaaaaattgttagtagcggcgcaccgtgggtgtggtgtgccattagtggtatggacattaatggcgtacctacacatgatgtgccactgctatatagcagtcaCGCATCACATATGTgctgcgccattaatgtccatattagctatagtccTTTTTCTAATAGTGAGTACTATACATGGCAATGTGAGGCCCTTAATTATGATGAGGCAACAAGCCTGGGCAATGTTGCTGCAGGTTCGAGAGCCTGCATTCATCTATTCACTATTATTACTGATGCATAGATGTTTTATGTTTTATATCTTAACTGGTACATATCCGTAAGATGTCAATAAGCAACCCAAGTGATGTAGAGCTCCTTTGTCGGGTGAGTGTCCGCCCACGGCGTCGCCAGATCCGCCTCATCCGTCCTCCTCCTGTGGCTGCCGAGGCCAGATCCGGTGCCCCTGCTCAGCTGCATGCCTTATGTGAGGAGATGGGCACCTCCCGTCCGCGCTCGCGGGTGGGCGCGCGGCGCCGCCACCCGCTTCTTCCTCGGCAGTCCTCCAGTGCAGCGGCCTCGTCCGGTTACTGCTGCTCCGCCTCGACCTCCGTTCGCTCTGCGTGTGGCAGCCAAGCTCCGACGCATCCTTTCCCGCATGTCTCTTCTCCAGCGACCGATTCATGGCGAACTTCGGGCCGGTCTCGCCCTCCTGCTGCTCCGACGATGGGAGTCGCCCTGTCCTCTGCGGCTCCTCCTACTGTCTGCGTCGCCCCCTCCCGTCTGCCACCGCCATCTGCGCGCGGCTTCGTTGTGGCCTCCCTTGCCTCCCGCAAGGCTGCCCCGACCATGCATGGACAACTGGTCATGTGTGAGGTTCCGTCCACGCTCGAGTCGCAGGCCAGCTCCAATCTGGTCCTCGCGACGCCAACGCATATCGCATCACCCATCATTGCTGCTGGAGATGGCGGTCATGTCACTGGGCCCTCTTACCACATGAGGGCTGGAGAACTGCTGGCTGCCTTGGGTGCTTTTGATGCTTTGGCTACGGATATGGTGTCTTCGTGGAGCTCCTTTGATGACgacaatgatgaagatgatgaggatggcGTAGAGCTGGCCCCGCAAACGCCGCTGGCTTCCAAGTGCTCCAGCGGTGTGAGCGTTGAGCGTGAGGCAGCTACCTGCAAGGGTTGGCAGGAGGTGCGGCCGCGACATGGTCCACATCGTCTAGTGTCTCCAGCTCTGGCTTCGTCCCCTAGGCCCATCTCGGCGTGGCTCCATGGTCGATGTTGTAGGTGCCTTGTTACTGTACATCATGCGGCGAAGTGCAGGGATCCCTTTCGATGCTCGCGCTGCTTGGGGAGCGATCATCGGGCCTGTGAGTGTCGGAACGCTTGGCGTCCCCTCAGCTTGCTCGATAACCCTTCTGCTTCGTCATTGTCCCACCTCGACACCATCCATCATCTTCATCCACCTTCATGTCAGGCCCGGTTTGATGCCACACACGCTTCCCTCCAAGGAGATCCGACATGACTCCTGGGCATCGGTTGTTTCTTCATCTGCTGGTTCTCTAGCCTCTGCTGAGGTGACGCTTCAGTCTGTCTTTGCTGCACAATCCGAGCTGCAAGGCATGGCTTCCTTGCAGATGGTGAAGGCGATTCGGCCTCTGAGTGATGTGGTTGATTCAATGCACGATGGTTGTTGTGGGCTGGGAGCCTTCTAGAGCGTGCGGAGGTTGCTTTGTGCAGGCTATCTCCTATGACGGCTGAGGTGCCACTCCCTCCTATGTCGCCTCCTATACCAAAACCTGTTGTTGACTTCGAGGGCGACAAAAATGTGGATCTCTATGGCTGCTTCTCCCCTCGTGCTTCGGGATTCTTGCCCCGTGTTGGGTCTAGTTTGACGC encodes the following:
- the LOC123105686 gene encoding receptor-like protein EIX1: MARPRQLVQATVILLLATWFLRSSSAPAMLALPPPPQPPDTLCIPYERDALREFKASLTDPGNYLSSWRDDECCRWIGVECSNRTGHIIKLELIGSNTMGWPMGGEINPSLLTLRHLRHLDLSFNDFGGMPIPEFIGGLGSLTHLLLSGSFFGGQIPPHLGNLSNLLILDLSNQMHSCYSPDLAWVSQLWKLQYLGMSQVDLSAAVDWAHVVNMLPSLITLELQSCGLRSTMPPPLNSNLTSLENLYLDSNSFNSSFGANYLAWDLPALRVLSMYSCGICGYIPSAVGNFTSIRSLVLDNNNFSGMVPSTFKKLKELQMLRLSHNLISGAIEDLLLHRLPTDELQELHLDHNSLTGRIPARLEHFSSLTTLRLNDNKLFGEVPVGIRELTNLKELQLNSNNLHGTITEDHFMNLTSLEVLWLSNNSLTVLVNNTWNTPFKLTSASFRSCILGPQFPTWISQTTLGTLDISNTSIHDSIPDEFWTAVSRAKILDLSGNQIVGRLPTVFLFGGLEAMILDISSNQLVGPIPTLPKSLLYLDLSGNNLSGKLPTDIRAPEMQVLMLFKNSFSGIIPCSLFELEQLNFLDLSENQLNETLLDCPHAPETSNLFKLSLHNNNLSAEFPSFLQRCKELKFLDLAYNQFSGSLPTWIGSKLPYLAFMRLRSNMFSGGIPVELTGMKGLQYLDIASNNISGDIPMSFGNLMAMAHTPNQQDALFQIVHFRSASTYMFLIDPSDMGSLVVVTKGQELEYTTGIAYMVNIDFSCNRLTGKIPREIGMLVALTTLNLSWNHLSGMIPQTIGELQAVESFDLSHNELSGEIPTSLASLTSLTHLNLSYNNLTGTIPSGNQLRTLDDQPSIYVGNPGLCGPPISSNCSGTGITPRALEDGHEGVSDGLSLYLGIGTGFLAGLWIVFCGFLFKQNWRIRWFSFCDSVYDWIYVKVALSRASLARKMPVRAG